In the Anastrepha obliqua isolate idAnaObli1 chromosome 1, idAnaObli1_1.0, whole genome shotgun sequence genome, one interval contains:
- the LOC129236268 gene encoding wolframin, producing the protein MANWAKNQPSGSTTRRKWNLEDRTSLNNLKYHIAAEGCSEVQYDLAKQLLDKTIEQNESSSSQQAIHWLLRAAQQGHEDATKLLRQCYDEGCGITTENESEVRCCLSMTPGERAARKAARELFSCLANGGEHITPRQLERKMREIYNLQKKRRRQGYSVSTSEEDTEDEYAYDRHAPLTDAATIGNGHVNLPQRHRQRQHRRRVASHSKESSPSSIRVITEENLVSAAINYAAGRMPAVNDDLTLSVPHPATLDHVPCFHRLLFHPILFCTILYHRLVNFIAAFPTTIPPSVRMGLLFVLYWLMSSGNLTVLVPVIFYYLCLAIMICSTCKMLKTKQDFVDFRIWSGLFLSYGDHNVEADLSENLFLKNNLKPYLYFFCAFIGNLIVSPLIANGWLPHSELTIASCIFVFASLISFMYSSGRRFPDWIVLVSFGVNVLAKYPYEMDDVVATGWRFLDLKVPTFYSFVIGNGIEFCLNCRTALYLLIPGFLVHLASRSNWCGIYTHLIPHCVTLSWLQLCITTSQSATMFGMVRATLGLAGILLFLPLFGLVSLLVPVFVAIDWMGFTDQGIRLGSTVAAAILALLVSCFLALNRTTQKYVTVVQVIVCIMAACILTFPYMTANFKDSPRFANIISLDKHASIIDSVDNGQTVVEGTDAIRSHEDDHIPHISGPLSWHRFYALCGQPANEEHNKIKTQLRCAHLEGMPVVWTGSVTKVQISRVSNVRAEYINKYLPMWLSRLVRCFYGTRLSDQFQCGDQEKEPYCVDMQRLLQHSELQSACSLHHWNSYEYEIRVRMPTQGLLSKSTNIVLQASHKFGNFTRSLMSGDRLQFYGTLQNSRLLLDNNVRAREDYILGASHARIQLLAVKCLVCGDETLKSVSLERKSPLNARMRDLRRGIKYLLNVLLNPLITFK; encoded by the exons atgGCGAACTGGGCTAAAAATCAGCCATCTGGTAGTACAACTCGTAGAAAGTGGAACTTGGAAG ATCGCACTTCATTAAACAATTTGAAGTATCATATAGCTGCGGAGGGTTGTTCTGAGGTGCAGTATGACTTGGCCAAACAATTGTTGGACAAAACAATCG AACAAAATGAATCTTCGTCAAGTCAACAAGCAATACACTGGTTGCTTCGCGCAGCACAGCAAGGCCACGAAGACGCCACTAAGCTGTTACGACAATGCTACGACGAAGGTTGTGGCATCACCACCGAAAATGAATCTGAGGTACGTTGTTGTTTATCAATGACACCCGGTGAGCGTGCAGCTCGCAAGGCCGCACGTGAACTATTCTCCTGCTTAGCCAATGGTGGTGAACATATAACACCTCGTCAACTAGAGCGTAAAATGCGCGAAATTTATAATCTTCAAAAGAAACGACGCCGTCAAGGTTATTCAGTATCAACATCAGAAGAAGACACCGAAGATGAATATGCGTATGATCGGCATGCGCCACTAACAGACGCTGCGACTATTGGTAACGGGCATGTGAACTTGCCCCAACGCCATCGACAAAGGCAACATAGACGCCGTGTTGCTTCGCACTCAAAAGAGTCGTCACCATCTTCGATTCGTGTTATAACGGAAGAAAATTTGGTATCCGCCGCCATCAATTACGCAGCAGGGCGTATGCCTGCAGTAAATGACGATCTAACACTGTCTGTGCCTCACCCAGCGACATTGGATCATGTGCCATGCTTTCATCGGTTGCTATTCCATCCAATACTATTCTGTACTATACTTTATCACCGTTTGGTGAATTTTATAGCTGCGTTTCCAACTACCATACCGCCTAGTGTACGCATGGGCTTACTCTTTGTTTTATACTGGCTAATGTCAAGTGGAAATCTTACGGTGCTCGTACCAGTGATATTTTACTATCTCTGCTTAGCTATTATGATTTGCTctacatgcaaaatgcttaaaacAAAGCAAGATTTTGTTGATTTTCGAATTTGGTCCGGCTTGTTTCTAAGCTACGGGGATCACAACGTCGAGGCGGACCTTTCggaaaatctatttttaaagaataacCTTAAGCcctatttgtatttcttttgcgCATTCATAGGAAACTTAATAGTATCGCCGCTAATAGCTAACGGTTGGCTGCCACATTCTGAATTAACTATTGCAtcatgcatttttgtttttgcatcgcTTATATCGTTCATGTACTCATCAGGCCGTAGATTTCCTGACTGGATTGTGCTAGTTTCCTTTGGTGTGAACGTGCTCGCCAAATATCCATATGAAATGGATGATGTAGTTGCAACAGGTTGGCGTTTTTTGGATCTCAAAGTACCTACATTTTATTCCTTTGTCATTGGCAATGGCATTGAGTTTTGCTTAAATTGCCGCACTGCATTATATCTGCTCATTCCGGGGTTCTTGGTCCATCTTGCTTCACGCAGTAATTGGTGTGGCATCTACACACATCTCATACCGCATTGCGTTACCTTGAGTTGGCTACAATTGTGTATCACAACCTCACAAAGCGCTACAATGTTCGGCATGGTAAGGGCAACGTTAGGTTTGGCAGGCATTTTGCTCTTCTTGCCTTTATTTGGATTGGTTTCGTTGTTGGTTCCTGTATTTGTGGCTATTGATTGGATGGGCTTCACCGACCAGGGTATACGTTTAGGCAGCACAGTTGCAGCGGCCATACTCGCTTTACTCGTATCTTGCTTTTTGGCATTGAATCGCACTACACAGAAATACGTGACCGTTGTTCAG GTGATTGTTTGCATTATGGCTGCTTGCATACTTACATTTCCCTACATGACTGCAAATTTCAAGGACTCACCGCGCTTTGCCAATATAATATCACTCGATAAACATGCATCTATAATTGATAGCGTGGATAATGGCCAAACTGTAGTAGAAGGAACAGATGCTATTCGTAGTCATGAAGATGATCACATACCACACATCTCGGGCCCGCTGAGTTGGCATCGTTTCTACGCACTTTGTGGCCAACCAGCAAATGAAGAACATAATAAAATCAAGACGCAACTACGATGCGCCCACTTGGAGGGCATGCCCGTTGTATGGACGGGCAGTGTAACTAAAGTGCAAATCAGTCGTGTGTCCAATGTGCGGGccgagtatataaataaatatttgccaatGTGGTTAAGTCGTTTGGTACGCTGCTTTTATGGTACACGCCTAAGCGATCAATTTCAGTGCGGCGATCAAGAGAAGGAACCTTATTGCGTTGATATGCAACGTTTACTTCAGCACAGTGAACTGCAAAGTGCGTGCTCGTTGCACCATTGGAACTCATATGAATATGAAATACGTGTGCGTATGCCAACGCAAGGTTTGCTTAGCAAGAGCACTAATATTGTCCTACAAGCTAGCCACAAATTTGGCAACTTTACACGTTCCTTAATGTCGGGGGATCGGCTTCAATTCTATGGCACGCTGCAAAATAGTCGACTGCTATTGGATAATAACGTGCGGGCTCGCGAAGATTATATTTTGGGTGCGTCACATGCACGCATACAGTTATTGGCTGTTAAATGTTTGGTTTGTGGGGACGAAACGCTAAAATCGGTAAGCTTGGAACGAAAGTCACCCTTAAACGCACGAATGCGCGATCTAAGGCGCGGCATTAAATACCTGTTGAACGTATTGTTGAATCCACTTATAACATTCAAATAA